GACTTTTGGTCAAATCAACTGTCACTCTTCTCTGTCGTCGTGGCTCCGGAAGTTCGTCGCTATCCCGTTGAGTTCGCTCGTTTTGATATCTACGGTCACCCGGATTAGAAATCTGTTAATATGTGAATAATAAGTCAATACCCTCACtataatatatactatattatatattctaAAGTAGACTTTATCCTTTATCCTTGCACAATTGTACTATTTACACCACCATAACACACtctagagcaccttaccatactgaatcacagggtcagtccgccctgtcactgcaagcgtctcatgcttaCATCCCTTAGTAGGCctgagtattttttattttatcatcctgtttatgatgtatgtgtatgttgtgtatgatgtctttaagctactgggatctatctatctatctatctatctatctatctatctatctatctatctatctatctatctatctatctatctatctatctatctatctatctatctatctatctatctatctatctatctatctatctatctatctatctatctatctatctatctatctatctatctatctatctatctatctatctatctatctatctatctatctatctatgtagaTATTTTCTATGTCCGGACCGCATAGTCTATTTGAAAAACAGCTAGATGTGTCAGTGTAGCTGTGTTTGACTCTTTATTTATACTGTTTGCAAAAGTAATTATTAAAGTAACATTATTATGTACTTAACATGAACAGTTCATCCTGTATTATCTGAGTAGCTATTATCCGACTGTCGCGCCTCCCCTAAAGAGAAAGACCCCGCCTGCCGCTGGATCTCAGTTTCCATAAACGTTCatcagaacaaaaacaaagtaggTATAGCTGGTTCTGTTGGTGCACTTAAAACTAAACTCGCACTTACTACATCGTATTTGCATTGGACGATAAACCTGAGTGATTTGAGCAAAAATGTCTGTAAGTGAAAATCTTTTTATTGCTATATCTGTTTTTCTGATTAGAAACGTTAGAACTTGTAGAACAGTTGCGATTGACAGAACGCTGCTTAAACAGTATGTTATCATTTGATAAACATAACATTATACGAAATGATACATTGGTAATCAGTTGATAAATGACGTGTACAGCGGGAATTTGCATAAATGTGCTTTAAAAATCATTATCTGTATTCAGTACACAATTGTAGCTTCTCAGGCTTGCCTGGACATGTTTGTGTACTTGCTCTAAGTAGCAATTCATTCATCAGACTGTAGGTGGCGTTACGGTATAaccaaaacattaaacaaactATCATCGCATCGTCATTCAGGGAATAAGTTTATaacacaaaatattaatttaactCTTTAAAATGACATATTTAATAATTCTCTCATGTCTGATCTCGGTTGCAGGATAAAGATCTGTTGTACCCTCGTCTTGCCAAGGAGAGGAGTAAACACAAGAAGAAGAGGCTGGTGCAGAGTCCCAACTCCTACTTCATGGATGTAAAATGCACAGGTAAGGACTGCACCACCAGCTAATTTTCCTCACTGATTTTctaatgtgtttcattgtaatttGTATTGTAATCTATACTCACCAGGGTGTTACAGGATCACCACCATTTTTAGCCATGCCCAGACAGTGGTACCTTGTGCAGGCTGCTCTATAATCCTCTGCCAACCAGCAGGGGGGAAATGCAGACTAACTGAaggtaaaacaaataaataaaaagcatacTGTATACATATTTTTAATGTTGCTTAAGTTATTTCTCCACGATGTGTGAAAGTGAGTGGATAAATGATGATTACAGtttgtataaaataaaaggtGAAAGGTTTCAGTTATATCCTTGTTACGGCCTGTGGTAAGATATTgaaatgtttgattttttttttgtctgtttaggCTGTGCCTTCAGAAAGAAATATTCCTGAGCAGAAATGTGCAAAACATTCATGACAGGCAGCAGAATGGAAGAATGGACCATGGAAAAATGAGTCTGAGCCTCACACTATGTGCTTTTAAGTGTGTTAAATCCTTCGTAGAGAAATATGTATCTTGACCATTCTTGATCCATATCTTGATCTCAGTGTTTCATAGTACAGAGCAGGAGAGGAGCTATGGAAGCACAAGTTAAATCATACACATCCAATATCAATACACATTCCAATATGCTCAGATGGAATTGTATATATAGCCAATTGATATGATGAAGCACTTAATGTACAGTGGTTTTTACTACTTGTATTGATTAAGTAAAACATGTTATGAAATCTTCAAAATGCACAAAGAGTCCAATGAGTCATGATTTCTGTAAAACATTTATTAGGTTGACATAGAGGGAGTTGGTAAATGAAATATTATAAAATGGTCTCGGGCATGTGTGAGACCCTTTCCATGGCCCTGGCATGAGATGAAACCATGATGACcaccacaaacaaaaataaaacattttttagaaTTTATTGTCTGTGTTATGTGTTCTTTGGTCTTGAGAGTTCCCCTAGCAAAAAAAATGAAGTGATGTAAATGAAACAAATCCAAAAATAATCAAAGCAATACAATTTCTCAAATACCTAACATTATTCTACTATATACAATAAGTATCCATGGTTGATACAAGTTGACTTGAGCTTCCAGTGGTTTGGGGTTCAGCTCGCTTATGTAATACAATATATTGTAAATCTGTTATATTGGCTACATTATGGCATGGCAATGATGAAGAATGTGTCAACGGTCAGGTCAAGCTTAGGGAAAGGCAGTACAGCTTAGAAATGCATGTCACTGCAAGATACCGTACATGCACAGCTCTCAGCTTCTGCACAGATCCCCACATTAAAATAGAGTAGAAAAACTTTTGatgcacataaatacataaatgtgcATCTTCAACATGTAGGCCTCAGGATAATTGGGGATTGGCAAAAGAGGCAAGACGCCTTGAGTGACTGAGCAGCATGTGTGTTGACCTGTTTATTAATCAATGAAACCTTTCCATAAGGCCACCTGTCCATTTGACCACTGTGCTGTTTAACAGATTTGGGAGGATACTGCTAAAGACAAGCACACATAAGCCGAATGTCTATTGTCTTGTAGCGTTTTAGGGTGGTACAGCATGATCAGAAAAACCAGACTGTTGACTAACTTCATATCACCACTGGGTGGCACTTCAGAGCCATACCAATGTAGACTGAGCGAAACCCAACACCATCTGTAGCATATGTATTAAAATAGACAGAGGCTTAATGTATGTGCACGTCAATGAAACTGAGCCAGTTTAAGTGGTTCAGTGaccaaatctgaggtttctttctgtgtgtcagTTGCCAGTTCTTTCTAAATAAGTGGTCAAAAATCATTTCTGAGGGGGGATTTCTGCAATCACAGGTGGAGataaaaaagaagaatgggGGCAAAATGACTTcccatcttaaaaaaaaaagaaaagaaacaaaggtGTGCCttcggaaaaaaaacaactaggGAGAAGCATTAAGTTAATCCCCCTTCACAGGGGGAATAAAGATTTTACAGCTCGAAATGTGGAATGGAGTCGAACATTTAAGAAATGTTACATGAGGATCTCATCCTCTCCAgcttcctctctgtgtgtttataaGCTGTTGAGTTCCTGCAGGGTCTGGTCCAGGACTTGATGCATGCCAAGATTCTCCTCTTTGGCTTGTGATAATTTCtctggagagaagaagaaaagtgacACGGTGAAGAATCAACCATCAGCAAATAATACTGCTCTGGTCATGACAATCTATTCTCCTTTATAGGTTTGTCAAACAACATCCATTGCAAAACAGCACATAGCGCTGTTTTACTGGACAGATGTTTTGCATAACTATTTTGGTTAAAATTGTGCCACATGCAAAAACCTCAACCACACCGCTGTGCCTTTCATGCATAAACTGCTGACTGTCATTCTTTGCCAGAAGACTGTTAGTAGATTACAGTATGGACTTTTTAGTGGACTTGTGTGCTACATTTGTTGTATTAGATGCTACCTTGTGTACTATTAGTCCATACTTGAACACACGTGACTATATGTAATATCAGAAACTGAGATAAAATGAGATAGATTAACAagcaaaaaagtgttttaaaggGTCATAGGGGATTGTAAACTGCATTAAGTCACACAAAAACCAGAGTAAATCTCACCTTGTCTCAAATAAACTTGCTGATAATTAGAGGTACATGTACATTAACCAACACGTTCACAAGATCAAACTGTTGGTTACCTAATTACAGGAATAACATAGTGCATGGCAATGTACACACCGTAGCTGAGGTTATGCATCAAATGTTTTACTGAGATATACAACTTGTATGAATAATCAAGAACAGATTGACAAAAGCTGTAAAGTaggaaagaaaaaatattttaatgaattattttCTGCATAGTAAGATGGGAAGAaggcacatacagtatgatcCACAGAGAGAAGATGAATTCAAAGCACAAGACAGAAAAAgggaagtgagagagagagagagagagagagagagagagagtcagagcaTCTACAGAGATGTCATGTCATTGAGGGCATGGTCCAGCTCCTCACTAATGGCCTTGTACTTGAGCTTCTGAGCATACAATTCatctggaggtcagaggtcgACAGGAAGTACAGGCAGGTGCCAGGGACAGCAGCGACACAAACAAGCCGAAAGCAGGACAAGAATGAGAGGCAGATGgaggcagaagaagaagaccagagggaggaaggagaagacaaaaagaaaaataggtcAGGCTTTTTAAAGATGCAGAAATGCATGGAAGAAAGAATGATGCATATCTAATTACGCTTGCGGCTCTTTAGCTGGGTGAGCTTTGAGCATTTAAGCCTGCTTTGAATGTCTCATAAAAGTGCTACAATAACTCTATAAGCTCAGCTGTCTGTGGTCCAACAACTTAATAATGCTGATCTAATAGCCTCTGAGCACATTCTGTCCTCTTTGTGCCATGGCTGACATGTAGTAGTCCTTCAGAAACAAGGGTCTTCCATTAGCTTAGGAGTTTCAGTACATTTGGAAGGGAGCCCTTTCTTTTCCACAGAAAATATGTGCAGTGTTGCTGAAATAGGACACTCCTTGTGGGGTctatgtcaaaatgaatgcaattgtgcatgtgtgcattaaGATGGATTAGAGTTGGCCCCACTGACCTACAGGAAACTCCACTAAACTATTTGCTTGTGGTTCATAAACAAACATGTTACCTAATTTACTGAAGCTGAATGCAACCTTAGGTCCAGATGACTGGTTGATCATTTAAAGACAAGTCATAAATTGCCTTTGTCTGGTTGTGTTAGAAAAATGTGAAACTATGCCATGTGAGTGGAACTGATCTCATACCTTCCAGGTCATCAATGGACTTTTCCAGTTTGGCCACTGTCCTCTCTGCAAACTCTGCACGGGTTTCAGCCTgacggaaacacacacacacagtatgttaCATGGTAAAGAAACAATTCAGCATACAGGACTGGTATGCTGCAGGTTTTCAAGAGCTTGTTTTGTATCTTCCAAAGTAATCACAGAAATGACAAGTTTCATACGTTCACGTGACATTTAGGTTTTCAATGCATGCAGATATTAAGCTGATAAAATGAATAATGACCATCGTAAATCATCAATTCAGTAACAAAAATAACTGTTTGCGATATAAACTTT
The Perca fluviatilis chromosome 9, GENO_Pfluv_1.0, whole genome shotgun sequence genome window above contains:
- the LOC120565078 gene encoding 40S ribosomal protein S27-like, which codes for MSDKDLLYPRLAKERSKHKKKRLVQSPNSYFMDVKCTGCYRITTIFSHAQTVVPCAGCSIILCQPAGGKCRLTEGCAFRKKYS